From the Novosphingobium terrae genome, one window contains:
- a CDS encoding ATPase domain-containing protein, with the protein MDDGERISSGSDGLDSILGGGFDPNRMYLYEGRPGSGKTTIAMQFLLEGARNGESVLYVALSETERELRLVAARHGWSLEGIDVFELVPPDAVLDPERELTVLHPAEVELSETIKLVFDRVEQVNPTRVVFDSLSELRLLAQDPLRYRRQVLALKHFFAQKDVTVILLDDLSSSHEDLQLHSISHGVILLEQLALDYGAERRRLRVMKMRGIEFRGGFHDFKIEKGGLSIYPRLIAAEHHTAFPKDIASSGNAQIDQLLGGGLERGTNALLIGAAGVGKSSLALTYAIAAAERGENAAIFAFDEGRGTLEARAQTIGLPLQPAIESGRLTFQQIDPAELSPGEFAATVRHSVEVNKARVVVIDSLNGYLNAMPDERFLVLQMHELLSYLGQQGVLTILVLAQHGLVGQVESPLDISYLSDAVLMLRYFEYAGTVRRAISVVKKRSGHHEHTIREFRLSSQGVTLGEPLTEFSGIFSGTPQYIGGGGPLMKSDEHARS; encoded by the coding sequence TTGGATGACGGCGAGCGGATTTCCTCGGGCAGCGATGGCCTTGACTCCATTTTGGGTGGAGGATTCGATCCTAATCGGATGTATCTTTACGAGGGCCGTCCAGGCAGCGGCAAGACCACCATCGCAATGCAGTTCCTTCTCGAAGGTGCCCGCAATGGAGAGAGCGTCCTGTACGTTGCTTTGTCGGAGACTGAGCGGGAACTGCGTCTCGTCGCTGCCCGCCACGGCTGGTCGTTGGAGGGGATCGACGTCTTCGAACTGGTTCCACCGGACGCCGTGTTGGATCCGGAACGCGAACTGACGGTTCTCCATCCCGCGGAGGTCGAGCTCAGCGAGACGATCAAGCTGGTCTTCGACAGGGTCGAGCAGGTCAATCCCACCCGTGTGGTGTTTGACAGCCTCTCTGAACTCCGGCTGTTGGCACAGGATCCACTGCGGTATCGGAGGCAGGTGCTGGCTCTGAAGCATTTCTTTGCTCAAAAAGATGTCACGGTCATTCTCCTCGATGATCTGTCGTCGAGCCATGAGGATCTCCAGCTTCATTCGATCTCTCACGGCGTGATCCTGCTGGAACAGCTGGCGCTGGATTACGGAGCGGAACGGCGTCGCCTGCGTGTCATGAAAATGCGGGGCATTGAGTTTCGTGGCGGCTTTCATGACTTCAAAATCGAAAAAGGCGGTTTGTCGATCTACCCCCGTTTGATCGCCGCTGAACATCACACCGCCTTTCCCAAGGACATCGCCTCGAGCGGGAATGCGCAGATTGACCAATTGCTGGGCGGAGGCTTGGAGCGCGGAACCAACGCGCTGCTGATCGGTGCAGCGGGCGTAGGCAAATCTTCGCTGGCATTGACCTATGCCATCGCGGCGGCGGAGCGAGGCGAGAATGCGGCGATCTTCGCCTTTGACGAGGGGCGCGGCACGCTGGAAGCCCGAGCACAGACCATTGGACTTCCGTTACAACCCGCTATCGAGAGCGGACGCCTGACTTTTCAGCAGATCGATCCGGCCGAGCTTTCTCCGGGTGAATTTGCCGCCACTGTGCGCCACAGCGTCGAGGTGAACAAGGCCCGGGTCGTCGTGATCGACAGTCTGAACGGCTATCTCAACGCCATGCCGGATGAGCGCTTTCTGGTGCTCCAGATGCACGAGTTGCTCAGCTACCTGGGGCAGCAAGGGGTGTTGACCATTCTGGTTCTGGCCCAACATGGGCTGGTGGGTCAGGTGGAATCGCCGCTCGACATCAGCTATCTGAGCGACGCCGTCTTGATGTTGCGTTATTTCGAGTACGCTGGAACGGTGCGCCGTGCCATTTCTGTCGTCAAAAAGCGTAGCGGGCATCACGAGCATACGATCCGAGAATTTCGTTTAAGCTCCCAAGGGGTAACGCTTGGCGAACCGCTGACCGAATTCAGCGGCATCTTCTCGGGCACGCCCCAATATATCGGCGGAGGAGGCCCCTTGATGAAGAGCGATGAGCATGCACGATCCTGA
- a CDS encoding ATP-binding protein, protein MHDPDAFDRRVLIHAPIGRDGAACRELLERSGLVAHVCVDLAELLTQIERGAGVVFIAEEGLFGRDIDPIATWVARQPPWSDLPFIVLTSRVEQVAVVSWRQHLVESLRNVSMIERPLRPINLSSAVQSALRARDRQHQVAALMRAQERAASELEELVAARTAELGQANAELMRQMAERAKYDEVLRQSQKLEAVGRLTGGIAHDFNNLLMVITGGLSLLNKPQSPERRQRIEEGMRTAAERGAGLSKQLLAFARQRPLSPQSVDLPRQIGGMQELLDRTLRGDVEVETDFADGLWPAEVDPAELELVLLNLCVNARDAMPNGGTITILAENAHDASSRGMRGAFVRLSVQDTGTGMTPEVKARVFEPFFTTKEIGKGSGLGLAQVHGFATQSGGAIEIDSEPGRGTCISLLLPRSEKIPHDEGHHLIDFNTDRPGEAGRGEVLLVEDDDEVASLVSEMFGQLGWSVCRVASADAALGALANDRHIDLVFSDVMMPGSMNGVQLAQQIRRRRSNLPIVLTSGYPEAVRADADAAGLTLLPKPYGLQDLARHVSRFLPA, encoded by the coding sequence ATGCACGATCCTGACGCGTTTGATCGGCGTGTTCTGATTCATGCTCCCATCGGGCGTGACGGGGCAGCATGCAGGGAATTGCTCGAAAGGTCCGGACTTGTCGCCCATGTCTGCGTGGATTTGGCTGAGTTGCTCACTCAGATCGAGCGCGGAGCCGGAGTGGTCTTCATTGCGGAAGAAGGTCTGTTCGGACGGGACATTGATCCGATCGCGACGTGGGTGGCCAGGCAGCCCCCATGGTCCGATCTACCCTTTATCGTCCTGACAAGTCGGGTCGAACAGGTTGCGGTCGTCAGCTGGCGGCAGCATCTCGTCGAGTCGCTCCGCAATGTCTCGATGATCGAGCGGCCCTTGCGGCCTATCAACCTGTCAAGTGCGGTTCAAAGTGCCCTTCGCGCGCGCGACCGTCAACATCAGGTTGCCGCGTTGATGCGGGCGCAGGAACGGGCGGCCTCCGAACTGGAGGAGCTGGTCGCGGCGCGAACCGCTGAGCTTGGCCAAGCAAATGCCGAACTGATGCGACAGATGGCGGAACGTGCCAAATATGATGAGGTTTTGCGTCAATCGCAGAAGCTGGAGGCGGTCGGTCGCCTCACAGGCGGCATCGCGCATGATTTCAACAATCTCCTGATGGTCATCACCGGCGGCCTCAGCCTGCTGAACAAGCCGCAGTCTCCTGAACGGCGTCAGCGGATCGAGGAAGGGATGCGCACGGCGGCCGAGCGAGGGGCCGGGCTCAGCAAGCAATTGCTGGCTTTTGCGCGGCAGCGACCGCTCTCTCCGCAATCCGTTGATTTGCCGCGCCAGATCGGCGGGATGCAGGAACTGCTGGACCGCACCCTGCGCGGCGACGTCGAGGTGGAAACGGATTTTGCAGATGGCTTGTGGCCCGCCGAAGTAGACCCGGCCGAGCTTGAGTTGGTGCTGCTCAACCTGTGCGTCAATGCGCGCGATGCGATGCCCAATGGCGGGACGATCACGATCCTCGCCGAAAACGCACACGATGCATCCTCTCGGGGAATGCGGGGAGCCTTTGTACGTCTCTCGGTGCAGGACACGGGCACTGGCATGACCCCCGAGGTTAAGGCCCGGGTGTTCGAGCCCTTTTTCACGACAAAAGAGATCGGCAAGGGATCAGGGCTTGGCCTGGCTCAGGTCCATGGCTTCGCGACCCAATCGGGCGGCGCTATCGAGATTGATAGCGAACCTGGAAGAGGCACTTGTATCTCGCTTCTCCTGCCGCGCTCGGAAAAAATCCCTCATGATGAGGGCCATCATCTGATTGACTTCAACACCGACCGTCCGGGCGAAGCAGGCAGAGGAGAAGTGCTTCTGGTGGAGGATGATGATGAGGTCGCCTCATTGGTGAGCGAAATGTTCGGGCAACTGGGCTGGTCCGTATGCCGTGTGGCCAGTGCCGACGCTGCCCTGGGAGCATTGGCAAACGATCGCCATATCGATCTGGTGTTCTCCGACGTCATGATGCCCGGGAGCATGAATGGCGTGCAATTGGCACAACAAATCCGCCGACGTCGGTCGAACCTGCCAATTGTGCTGACGAGCGGTTATCCGGAGGCCGTTCGGGCCGACGCTGACGCCGCCGGCTTAACATTGCTTCCCAAGCCTTACGGACTTCAGGATCTGGCACGTCATGTATCCAGATTTCTTCCAGCATAA
- a CDS encoding PAS domain-containing protein gives MKIDFEALFAMAPNPYIVLDPQLRIVWMNEAYLRATMRTRQQITGLPVFDAFPSDPQSDSHWLLKRSFAQVLKTGQIDEIALIRYDIRNADGSMDARFWSCTHTPLVTEDGQVALILQHTVDVTELHSLRALRDEMGVIQRAQALQARNRDLVEESDQLRALLEEAPGFVAVLGGPDHVFQMANRAYRELVGQRDLAGKSVAEALPEVVEQGFVDLLNQVRDTGQAHMAGGQKVLLRNGPGGTMEERFLDFIYQPIVSEEGRVAGVFVQGHDVTEQISAQRHQDLLINELNHRVKNTLAIVQGLATQSFRKSAIPGEGLAAFSARLAALAGAHNLLTRGNWEGANFGDVVVSSIGAVAGVDLHQVSISGPAVTVSPQMATAVAMVVHELATNALKYGALADLQGRIDVSWSFEAECQRRLVFDWLESGGPEVTVPTRQGFGTRLVKRGFVSDLHSHTDLEFLATGLKCQITALLPEQDA, from the coding sequence GTGAAGATCGATTTTGAGGCCCTCTTCGCGATGGCTCCCAACCCATACATCGTGCTTGACCCCCAACTCCGTATCGTCTGGATGAACGAGGCCTACCTGCGAGCCACGATGCGAACCCGGCAGCAGATCACGGGCCTCCCAGTTTTCGACGCATTTCCTAGCGATCCCCAATCGGATAGCCATTGGCTTCTTAAACGCTCTTTCGCGCAGGTGCTAAAGACCGGCCAGATCGACGAGATTGCCCTGATCCGATATGACATCCGCAATGCCGATGGAAGCATGGATGCGCGCTTTTGGAGTTGTACGCACACGCCTCTGGTAACCGAGGATGGCCAGGTCGCTCTCATTCTCCAACACACGGTCGATGTTACCGAACTGCACTCGCTGCGGGCGCTTCGCGACGAAATGGGCGTGATCCAGCGGGCTCAGGCGCTTCAGGCTCGAAACCGCGATCTTGTTGAGGAAAGCGATCAGTTGCGCGCTCTTCTCGAAGAAGCTCCCGGCTTTGTTGCCGTCCTCGGCGGGCCGGATCATGTGTTTCAAATGGCAAACAGGGCTTATCGCGAGTTGGTGGGGCAGCGCGATCTTGCCGGCAAATCGGTGGCAGAAGCTCTGCCCGAGGTTGTTGAACAAGGGTTCGTTGATCTGCTGAACCAGGTTCGCGACACTGGCCAGGCCCACATGGCCGGCGGCCAGAAGGTGCTGCTCCGCAACGGGCCTGGTGGGACGATGGAGGAGCGCTTTCTCGATTTCATCTATCAGCCGATTGTGAGCGAAGAAGGTCGGGTGGCGGGCGTTTTCGTCCAGGGTCACGATGTAACCGAACAAATTTCGGCTCAAAGGCACCAGGACCTCCTGATCAACGAGCTCAACCACCGTGTCAAAAACACTCTCGCTATTGTCCAGGGGCTTGCAACTCAGTCCTTTCGTAAGTCGGCAATTCCCGGTGAGGGGTTGGCCGCGTTTTCAGCCAGACTGGCAGCCTTGGCTGGGGCGCACAATCTTTTGACCCGAGGCAATTGGGAAGGGGCGAACTTCGGAGATGTTGTCGTGAGCAGCATCGGGGCAGTTGCCGGCGTTGATCTGCACCAGGTTAGCATTTCCGGCCCGGCAGTGACCGTATCACCACAAATGGCGACCGCCGTTGCGATGGTGGTGCATGAGCTGGCAACGAATGCCTTGAAATATGGCGCTTTGGCCGATTTGCAGGGCAGGATCGATGTGAGTTGGTCATTTGAGGCAGAGTGCCAGCGCAGACTTGTTTTCGATTGGCTCGAAAGTGGAGGCCCTGAAGTCACGGTGCCGACCAGACAGGGCTTCGGTACCAGACTGGTGAAGCGTGGCTTTGTTTCCGATCTGCATTCTCACACCGATCTAGAATTCCTGGCCACTGGATTGAAATGTCAGATCACTGCTCTCCTGCCGGAACAAGACGCATGA
- a CDS encoding response regulator, with product MTIEGNVVLILEDEPIIALSLEDLIEDAGGTSICAERVEQAIAMIDEYRLDAAILDVNVHGRKSYPVAEVLQSRGIIFIFATGYGDTLHPEQFKGVPTVVKPYSALDIERALQAAALE from the coding sequence ATGACGATCGAAGGCAACGTCGTCCTTATCCTGGAGGACGAACCGATCATTGCTCTTTCACTGGAAGACCTTATCGAAGACGCAGGTGGCACCTCGATCTGTGCCGAAAGAGTTGAACAAGCTATCGCGATGATCGACGAGTATCGCCTGGACGCGGCTATCCTTGACGTCAATGTGCATGGGAGAAAGAGCTATCCCGTAGCGGAGGTGCTTCAGAGCCGAGGCATCATTTTCATATTTGCCACGGGTTACGGCGACACTCTCCACCCTGAGCAGTTCAAAGGAGTACCAACGGTGGTGAAGCCCTACAGCGCTTTGGATATCGAACGGGCATTGCAAGCCGCGGCATTGGAATAG
- a CDS encoding Crp/Fnr family transcriptional regulator, giving the protein MTGPKGFPLSPFLYRLTRHSPLSDEECRIILGWPSLLDRIGANRDFPRPGEPSDYALLVVDGLVARFCQSGGGARQITALYLPGEIANLEGITHPDACRLEALSPTVTRKIPHDAIRSAARACGALSEALWRECTIAAAIQAQWLTNLGRRDAKSRMAHLLAEMDYRVVGKPCAGHFKFPFPATQTHLADFTGLTSIHVNRVLQSLRHDGIAHFSHREVHVLDWKRLVATGGFDATYLAQP; this is encoded by the coding sequence ATGACTGGTCCTAAAGGCTTCCCCCTTTCGCCCTTTCTCTACCGGCTCACCCGTCATTCGCCTTTGTCAGATGAAGAGTGCCGCATTATTCTGGGCTGGCCTTCGCTGCTGGATAGAATTGGCGCTAACCGGGATTTCCCCAGACCAGGCGAACCGTCCGATTATGCTCTGCTGGTCGTTGACGGGCTGGTGGCCCGTTTCTGCCAAAGCGGCGGCGGGGCGCGTCAGATAACCGCCTTGTATCTCCCAGGCGAAATCGCCAACCTTGAGGGCATCACCCATCCCGATGCGTGCCGGCTTGAGGCTCTATCTCCGACGGTTACCCGGAAAATTCCTCATGACGCTATCAGATCCGCTGCGCGAGCCTGCGGCGCCCTGAGCGAAGCTTTATGGCGCGAATGCACGATTGCTGCTGCGATACAAGCGCAATGGCTCACCAATCTGGGCAGGCGCGATGCAAAATCGCGGATGGCCCACCTGCTTGCCGAGATGGATTATCGCGTCGTGGGAAAGCCCTGTGCCGGCCACTTCAAGTTTCCTTTCCCGGCAACGCAGACCCATCTGGCAGACTTCACGGGGCTGACGTCGATTCACGTCAATCGCGTACTTCAATCCTTACGCCATGATGGAATAGCTCATTTTTCCCATCGTGAGGTCCATGTGCTCGATTGGAAACGGCTTGTCGCGACTGGGGGCTTCGATGCAACATATCTTGCCCAGCCCTGA
- a CDS encoding response regulator, whose product MCHVLIIEDEPLVALIIQDLLEEEGATSFEIAATQSAAVAAARTHKPDFITSDVRLLQGTGPAAVAQIFDELGEVPVVFISATPDECRPCAPPGIILAKPFENRALAHAFHSMV is encoded by the coding sequence ATGTGTCATGTTCTGATCATCGAGGATGAACCCCTTGTCGCGCTGATCATCCAGGATCTCCTGGAGGAGGAGGGCGCAACGTCATTTGAGATCGCCGCGACCCAGAGCGCGGCTGTCGCCGCCGCGCGCACCCATAAGCCGGACTTCATCACCTCGGACGTTCGCCTGCTCCAGGGCACCGGGCCCGCGGCGGTCGCTCAGATCTTCGACGAGCTTGGGGAGGTGCCTGTCGTTTTCATCAGTGCCACGCCGGATGAGTGCCGCCCTTGCGCACCGCCCGGCATCATCTTGGCCAAACCTTTCGAAAACAGGGCCCTCGCTCACGCCTTTCACAGCATGGTCTAG